CGCAGTTCGTGGAAAATTCCTCACGGCGAAGGGCGCCGCGGGCAGCCGCCTCGGCATCCTCGCCCCATTGTTCGGCCTGCCAGACCTCATCGATTTCGGCCGCGGCCCAGATGGCGGCGGGCTCATGGCCGCCCTCCACCACCGCCAGCCCGCAGACCAGCGAGCCGCTGAGCGTCACCAGCGTCGAAAGGCCCGCCAGCGTGAAGGGATCGAAAGCCTCGACCGCCTGCGCCAGCCGCTCCAGCGTCTCGGGCGGCTGCGCGACCGGGAGGAGGCCCCGCGTCACGCGGAAAGCCACGTCGTAGCGCGCCACCGCCCAGTCCAGCAGCGGGTCCCACGCCGCCGCCTGCCGCGCGACCAGCGCCTCCGGCGCTTCGGCGCGATAGCAGAGCAGGTCGGTTTCGGCATAGCGCGCGATCCCGGCGGCAAAGGCTTCGCGATGGGGCGCGATCTGGTCGATGGCGGCGTTGGCGAGGCCGGTGAAGGGCATGGAGCGGGGGTCGATGGCGTCGCCCTGCGCGCGCCATTCCCGCGCCACCGCCTCGGCAAGCGCGGCATCGGGAAGCGCCAGCAGGGCCCGCGCGGGGGTGCGGACGGGGCGGCCGTCGAGCTGGATTCCAAAGCCCCCTTCCCCCGCGACGACGGCGGCGTCCTGGTAGAAACGCTTCATGGCCGCGGACGCCGGCGAAAGAGGCTGAGGAGAAGGCGCGGCACGATCATATATTGGAACAGGCCGACGATGACGAAGATCAGGCCCATCGCCTTGGCCTTGCCGCCCTGCACCCAGGCGAAACGCTGCATCAGGATCAGGATGCCGAACATCACGACGAACGCGCCCGACAGGCGAAAAAGGCCGATGGCGAAGAAGCGCTGGCGCGCGACCTTTTCCGGGTCGACGGGCGGCGGCGGGGCCGGGGGCGGGACAGGCGGCGGCGTCATGTCATCCATGCGCGCCGATATGGCCGTGCAATTCGCCGCTGTCCATCGCCACGGCGGCCGCGCCCGCCTCGATCAGGTCGGCGGGCGGGTGATAGCCCCAGCCGACGCCGAGGGAGCGGACGCCAGCCGCCACCCCCATGTCGATGTCGAACACCGTGTCGCCGATCATGACCGTGCTTTCGGGCACGGCGCCCGCTTCGGCCATGGCGGCGAGCAGCATGGAGGGGTGCGGCTTGGACGGGTGGCGGTCGGCGGTCTGGAGCGTCACGAAATGGGTTTCGATGCCATGGGCGGCCAGGCAGAGGGCAAGGCCGCGATCCGATTTGCCGGTGGCGACGCCCAGCAGCCAGCCGTCGCCGTCCAGCCGCCGGATGAGGTCCGCGATGCCGGGATAAAGCGGTTCGGACACGCCTTGGTCGCGGCGCATCTGCTGAAAAGCCTGTTTGTAGCATTCGGACAGGTGATCGTGGAAATGCGGCTCCGCGTCGGGCAGCAGCCGCGCCATGGCGTGGGGCAGCGACAGGCCGACCACCGACAGGATCGCCAGCCGGTCCGGCGCGGGCAGGTGCTGCGCTTCGAAGGCGCGGGTCATGGCGGTGCAGATGCCGTGCTGGCTGTCGACCAGCGTGCCGTCGCAATCGAACACCGCGAGCCGGTTGCTCATGGGCGCCGCCCGCCGCCCTTCGCCTCCCCCGCGCCGCGCGAGCGCCGTTCGCCGCGACGGCCCTTGCGGACCTGCTTGGCGTGGGCGCGGGCGACCTTCTTTTCATCCTCGCGCGTGGGCTTGCGCTCGATCTCCTCGTCCAGCGGCAGGTCGCCCATGGATAGATCGAAGCCCAGCGAGGCGAGGCTGGCGGCGAAATGATCGGGCAGGTCCGCCTTCACGTCGATCCGCCCGCCGTCGGGATGGTCGACGCGGATGCGGCGGGCATGGAGGTGCATCTTGCGGCTGATCGAGCCGGAAAGGAACGCGTCCTTGCCGCCATATTTGCCGTCGCCGACGATGGGATGGCCGATCGCCGCCATATGGACGCGCAACTGGTGCGTGCGGCCGGTATGGGGTTGCAGCTCGACCCAGGCGGCGCGGTTCCCGGCGCGCTCGATCACGCGATAGCGCGAGCGGGCGGGCAGGCCCTCCGCCTCGTCCACATGCATCTTCTCGCCGCCGGTGCCCGGCTGCTTGGCGAGGGGGAGTTCGATCATGCCGTCCTCGATCGAGGGGACGCCCATGACGATGGCCCAATAGACCTTGCGCGCGGTGCGGCTGGAGAAGGCCTTGGCGAAATGCGCCGCCGCGCGGGACGTGCGGGCGATGAGGAGCGCGCCGGACGTGTCCTTGTCCAGCCGGTGGACCAGCTTGGGGCGGGTTTCCAGATCGAACATCAGGCCGTCGAGCAGCTTGTCGACATGATCGTCGGTCCTGGTCCCGCCCTGCGTGGCGAGGCCGGGGGGCTTGTTGATGACGATGGCCTGTCCGTCGCGGTGGATCACCATCTCCTGCACGAAGGCGATCTCGTCGGGCGTCAGGTCGATGATGCGGGCGCGCTTCGGCTTGTCGGGCGCGGCGGCCTTGGGTTCGGCGGGGGGGACGCGGATGGTCTGCCCATCCGCGATACGGTCGCCCGGCGCGGCGCGCGCGCCGTCGACGCGAAGCTGCCCGGTGCGCGACCAGCGCGACACGATGTTGAAGCCGACATCGGGCAGATGCCGCTGGAACCAGCGGTCGAGGCGGATGCCGTCATCGTCCGCGCCGACCCGATACTGGCGCACGTCGAGCGTGACGCCCTTGGCGGGATTGGCCTTGGCCGGCGCGGCCTTGACGGCGGCAGGCTTGGCGGCGGGAGCCTTGGCGGTGGTGGGCGCGGCGCGGGACGAGGGCGCCTTGGGCTTCGCGCCGTCGGCCTTGCGCGCCTGCGCCGCCTTGGCGGCTCCACGGGCGCGGCCGGGCGCGGCGGAACCGCCGGGCTTGCGGCCGCGCGGCGGGCCGGAGGGCTTGCCGGGAGGACGCCCCTTCATGCGACGCTCCGCATGAACAGCAGCCCGCCCGCCAGCGCGCCCACGGCGCAGACCACGGAGAACAGCGCATAGGCCAGCGCCATGGCGACCTGTCCGCGCTCGATCATCAGCAGGGTTTCGAGACTGAAGGAGGAGAAGGTGGTGAAGCCGCCCAAGAGGCCGACGCCCAGCAGCAGACGGATCGGTTCGCCCGGCGCGGCGCTGAACCGCGCCAGCCAGCCCGCCAGCAGGCCCATGGCAAGGCCGCCCAGCAGATTGGCGGCGAACGTCCCCCAGGGCCAGGCCGACCCCGGCAGCATGTGCCCGGCCAGCCGCCCCAGCAGGTAACGCAGCGCGGAGCCGACCGCGCCGCCGCCCATGACGAGAAGCAGATTGTTCATGCCGCCCGCCCTAGAGGGAAAACGCGGCAAAGGAAATGGCGCTATGCGGGTGAGGCGCGCCGGGCGCCGGGCGGCCTGGCAAGACGAACGAAGCGCCGTCCGGACGAAGGCATCAGGCTGCCGCGATCCCGCGGGCGGCGCAGCCAGCGCAGGAACCCGCATCGAACGGCGCAACCGGGCCGGGAGCGGGCCGCTTGCCCCGTCCCCGCGCCTTCGCAGGAGCACGGCTTTCGGGCAATGCGGCTATGCGCGGAACCGGCCGGGTTCAGCGGCCATTGTCGGCGATGATGTCGACATTGGTCCTGCCGCCCGGCGCGTCGGTGAACAGCAGGAAATAGGCCGCACCGTCATCCTTGCGCGTGCCGCCCAGCACATTGTCGCCATCGACGAGGCGATGTTCCGCGTCGAAGCCGGCGCGGCGGGCCTGGGTGAAATAATAGTCGATGACGCTTTTCTTGGGCACCGGCGTCGTGAAGCTGGCGGCGCGCAGGGTGCAGCCGTCCTTTTCCGCGCCCGCCGCTTCCAGCAGTTGCGCGCCGGGATAGAGGGTGAAGGGTTCGGGCAGCCGCTGCGACCATTGCGTGCCGTAGACCAGTTCCTTGCTGCAATTGCGGCCGCCGGTCCGCTGCGCCTGCTCGCGGGCCAGCGCGCCCAGCGTCACGGTCGATTCCATCTGGCCGCCCTGCGCCGGAGCGGGCGCGGCGAGCAGCTTGCCGCCGGCGCGCTGCACCGCCTGCGCCAGCGCCTTGGCGGCGTCGCCGGTCAGCACGGGCAGCGCGGCGTTGGTAGGCTTGTCGGCGGAGCGCACCGCGTTGCGGTTGGACTGGCCCGCCAGCTTGGGATCGACGACGATCTGGTCCGCCAGCGCGCTTTTGAGCGCGGGATCGACCATGTTGTTGGTGAGCTGCGCGTCGAGCGCGGCGAGGTTCGCGTTCTTGTCATCCTTGCCGCAGGCCGCAAGCGGCAGGGCCAGCAACGCAGCCGCCATGCAGAAAGACCGGGAAAACGCCATAGCTTCACTCCTTCGTAAACAAGGAATGAAGAGCGGAAGTTAATTTTCCGTTAGGAGTTTTGGTGAATCGGCATTTTTTCGGACGATGCGTGGGTTTTGAGGCGGTTTGCAGTCCGTCCGCCGGGACCCGGCGTGCTCCTGCGAAGCACTTGATCGAGACAAGTGGCTCGTGAGAGCCCGGATCAGACGGCGGAACCGGGCTCCCGCCTTCGCAGGAGTATGGCACATTTCCATTTTGCGTGATTCCAGACCCCTCCCCCGTTCACCCTGGACCTGTCGAATGCCATCACCTCACTCCGTTCGGTGAAAGGCCGTTCGACGCCGGCTGCGGCGGCGTTCAGGACAGGCTTCGACTTCACTCGGCCCGAGCGGGGGAATGCGTGTCAGGCCATTGGGCGGGCAATGGCATGGCCGGGGTGCTTGCCCCGGCGGGGCGGAAGGGCCATGTGGACGCCATGCTCAACATCCTTTCGGCCCTGATCGGCCTCGTCACCCTGATCCTGATGATCCCCGCCGTGCTGCCGATGCTCGGCGCGCTCAACTGGATATTGGTGCCGATGGCGCTGGTGGGCGCCTTTGTCGGCATACTCTCGTCCAAAAATGGCGGACGCAATTTCTGCCTGATCGTCGCGGCGTTCGGCGCTCTGCGGCTGTTCATGGGCGGCGGCCTCTTGTGACGGGGAACGCCCGGCCTGCCGATGAGGGACGCAGCGGCCTTCCGGCCGCGCTGGCGGCCTATGGCCTTTGGGGGCTGCTTCCCATCTTCTTCAAGCTGCTGCACCATGTCGGCCCGTTCGAACTGGTGGCGCAGCGGGTGTTCTGGTCGCTGATCCTGATCCTCGTCCTGCTGGCGGCGCGCCGGGCGCTGGGACCGTTCCGGGAGGTGCTGGCGACGCCGCGCCTGCTGTTGCCGCTGGCGGCCAGTGCGGTCTTCATCGCGACCAACTGGACGACCTATATCTGGGCCGTGAACGACGGCCATGTGATTGCCGCGAGCCTGGGCTATTTCCTCAATCCGCTGGTCAATGTCGCGCTGGGCGTGCTGGTGCTCAAGGAAAGGCTGCGGCGCGGGCAGACGCTGGCGATCGGGATCGCGGGGATCGGCGTCGCGATCATGGCCGCGTCCGCGCTGACGACGCTTTGGATCAGCATATTGCTGGCTTTCTCCTTCGCTTTCTATGCGCTGATCCGCAAGATGACACCGGTTGCGCCTATGGCGGGGCTGGGCGTGGAAACGCTGATCCTGACCCCGGTCGCGCTGGCCTATCTCGGCTGGCTTGCGGGTCATGGCGGCGTTTCCTTCGGCAAGGACGGCTTCACCACCGCCATGCTGGTCGTGAGCGGCGCGATCACGACCGTGCCGCTGGTGCTGTTCGCCGTGGCGGCGCACCGCCTGCCGATGGCGACGCTGGGCCTGTTGCAGTTCATCGCGCCAACATTGCAGTTCCTGTCCGGCATCCTGCTGTTCGGCGAAACGCTGAACCATGGGCAGATGGCGAGTTTCGCGCTGATCTGGCTGGGCCTGATCCTGTTCGCGGGCGACAGCATGACGGCCGTCCGCCGCAACCGGATGGCGGCGGTTTAGGAAAATTCCGTCGCTTCGAAGCGCACCGGCTCGCCCACGGCTTCGTTGGCGAGCGTGTCTTCCCACATCACGCGATGGCCGCGGATGATGGTGCCCACGGCCTTGCCGGTCAGCTCCATGCCCTCGAAGGGCGACCAGTCGCAGCGGGACGCGAGCCAGTCCCTGCCGACCGTCCACCGCTTCCTGAGGTCCACCACGGTGAAGTCCGCGTCATAGCCGAGCGCGATCCGCCCCTTGCCGACGAGGCCGAAGACGCGCTGCGGCCCCGATGACGTGAGTTCGATGAAGCGGCGCAGGGTGAGGCGGCCTTGCGCCACATGGTCCAGCAGCAGCGGCACCAGCGTCTGCACCCCCGGCATCCCGCTGGGGGAAGCGGGATAGGCCTTCGCTTTTTCCTCGATGCTGTGGGGGGCATGATCGCTGCCCAGCACGTCGGGCACGCCCTGATTGAGCCAGCGCCAGAGGCCCTCGCGATGCGCGGCGGAGCGGATCGGCGGGTTCATCTGGGCATGGGTGCCGAGGCGGGGATAGGCGTCCTCCGCGGCCAGCGTCAGATGCTGGGGCGTCACCTCGCAGGTGGCGATGTCCTTGTGCCCGGCGATATATTCCAGTTCGGCGGGCGTCGTCACATGCAGGATATGGATGCGGCGGCGCGCCTTGCGGGCAAGGGCGATGATGCGCTTCGTCGCGATCATCGCGCTTTCGTCGTCGCGCCAGACGGGATGGGAGGACGGATCGCCCTCCACCCGCAGACCCTTGCGCGCGTTCATCCGCGCCTCATCCTCCGCATGGATGGCGACGCGCCGCCAGCCGCTCGCCAGCACGCGGGACAAGGCATCGTCGTCGTCCACCAGCAGGCTGCCGGTCGATGCGCCCATGAAGATCTTGACGCCCGCCGTGCCGGGGATGCGCTCCAGTTCCTTCAGCTGCTCCGCATTGTCCGC
This genomic window from Sphingobium cloacae contains:
- a CDS encoding ATP12 family chaperone protein — protein: MKRFYQDAAVVAGEGGFGIQLDGRPVRTPARALLALPDAALAEAVAREWRAQGDAIDPRSMPFTGLANAAIDQIAPHREAFAAGIARYAETDLLCYRAEAPEALVARQAAAWDPLLDWAVARYDVAFRVTRGLLPVAQPPETLERLAQAVEAFDPFTLAGLSTLVTLSGSLVCGLAVVEGGHEPAAIWAAAEIDEVWQAEQWGEDAEAAARGALRREEFSTNCAFCALTRA
- a CDS encoding HAD-IA family hydrolase produces the protein MSNRLAVFDCDGTLVDSQHGICTAMTRAFEAQHLPAPDRLAILSVVGLSLPHAMARLLPDAEPHFHDHLSECYKQAFQQMRRDQGVSEPLYPGIADLIRRLDGDGWLLGVATGKSDRGLALCLAAHGIETHFVTLQTADRHPSKPHPSMLLAAMAEAGAVPESTVMIGDTVFDIDMGVAAGVRSLGVGWGYHPPADLIEAGAAAVAMDSGELHGHIGAHG
- a CDS encoding RluA family pseudouridine synthase encodes the protein MKGRPPGKPSGPPRGRKPGGSAAPGRARGAAKAAQARKADGAKPKAPSSRAAPTTAKAPAAKPAAVKAAPAKANPAKGVTLDVRQYRVGADDDGIRLDRWFQRHLPDVGFNIVSRWSRTGQLRVDGARAAPGDRIADGQTIRVPPAEPKAAAPDKPKRARIIDLTPDEIAFVQEMVIHRDGQAIVINKPPGLATQGGTRTDDHVDKLLDGLMFDLETRPKLVHRLDKDTSGALLIARTSRAAAHFAKAFSSRTARKVYWAIVMGVPSIEDGMIELPLAKQPGTGGEKMHVDEAEGLPARSRYRVIERAGNRAAWVELQPHTGRTHQLRVHMAAIGHPIVGDGKYGGKDAFLSGSISRKMHLHARRIRVDHPDGGRIDVKADLPDHFAASLASLGFDLSMGDLPLDEEIERKPTREDEKKVARAHAKQVRKGRRGERRSRGAGEAKGGGRRP
- the crcB gene encoding fluoride efflux transporter CrcB, producing the protein MNNLLLVMGGGAVGSALRYLLGRLAGHMLPGSAWPWGTFAANLLGGLAMGLLAGWLARFSAAPGEPIRLLLGVGLLGGFTTFSSFSLETLLMIERGQVAMALAYALFSVVCAVGALAGGLLFMRSVA
- the rarD gene encoding EamA family transporter RarD; translated protein: MAAYGLWGLLPIFFKLLHHVGPFELVAQRVFWSLILILVLLAARRALGPFREVLATPRLLLPLAASAVFIATNWTTYIWAVNDGHVIAASLGYFLNPLVNVALGVLVLKERLRRGQTLAIGIAGIGVAIMAASALTTLWISILLAFSFAFYALIRKMTPVAPMAGLGVETLILTPVALAYLGWLAGHGGVSFGKDGFTTAMLVVSGAITTVPLVLFAVAAHRLPMATLGLLQFIAPTLQFLSGILLFGETLNHGQMASFALIWLGLILFAGDSMTAVRRNRMAAV
- a CDS encoding dihydroorotase yields the protein MAQTFDLILRNGAVHTPGGAESVDVGVRAGKIAAIGPSLGDAGEVIDCTGLDVLPGCIDSQVHFREPGLEYKEDLESGSRAAVLGGVTAVFEMPNTNPNTDSEDRVRDKLARARHRMWCDHAFYVGATADNAEQLKELERIPGTAGVKIFMGASTGSLLVDDDDALSRVLASGWRRVAIHAEDEARMNARKGLRVEGDPSSHPVWRDDESAMIATKRIIALARKARRRIHILHVTTPAELEYIAGHKDIATCEVTPQHLTLAAEDAYPRLGTHAQMNPPIRSAAHREGLWRWLNQGVPDVLGSDHAPHSIEEKAKAYPASPSGMPGVQTLVPLLLDHVAQGRLTLRRFIELTSSGPQRVFGLVGKGRIALGYDADFTVVDLRKRWTVGRDWLASRCDWSPFEGMELTGKAVGTIIRGHRVMWEDTLANEAVGEPVRFEATEFS